Sequence from the Acropora muricata isolate sample 2 chromosome 10, ASM3666990v1, whole genome shotgun sequence genome:
CGACGATTAGACCCGCTAAAAGACGAGCAAGATTAGAAAAATAAATTGGAATATTATtaatgaaaaaaaggaaaacttgccTTGAAAAATCGTGATAATCGAAGTTTATCTCTTGATGGTACAGCAGAGTGACAGCCACGGGGAACGAATTCTTTTAACTAGCCCTGGCCTAACTCCTCCCCTgtctgtgattggttcattctgTTAGCCCAATGCATTTCTATAACAGAAAGGGTCAAAGTCGCCGACAGAAATAGCATCACCCCTTACGGCCTAATGCCCCTCTTTAGATTCAGTCCCGTATTCCTTCCCACAAGAACCTCTCCGGTCTCTCGTTAAAATCTGGTACCTTGCATGTGGTCTTCGATTAACAAGGTAAAAAGACAAAGGCATTTGTTACAGTAAATGATAGCAGACCCAGTTCTCTGTCAGACAACAGGCAGCTTAAGCAACAGACGTTGCCGTCTCACGACGGTAGCCGGAAACATGAGATTTATTTGGAGACGTCACTGCGCATGTACCATACGTTGTGACCTAGCGTTGCGTCGAAGTTGAGAACGTGAAAACGTGGTGTTTCCCGTCGCAACGGGTAAGGGGGCActtaatcttttgttttgacccCTTTTAACTTACTTTTGTCCTAATCTAACGCCGAACCAGGAAAAGTTGCGTAATGATTACTTTTATGCTAAAAAATTAtactgaaaatttgtttttgcaagtttaAACTAGCCTTGGGCGAAGAGACTGCTTTCATTCAACCTTATGCCTCTAGTATAATTACTTTTCTTTCCCAATTTTCTCAACGTATAACCGGTAGATTGTTTTTGCTTGAAgtaacatttatttcattttggcAATCCCTTCTTCTTGGTATTTCATTTAACCCCACAAAGTCTTCTTCAATGgactcaaattaattttgtagtCGAACAGTACTACGTAACGTGcattttgccatattaacaagATGACAAACACACGCTACCAAACTGTCTCgccttatttttattttttattgtacataCGAGATTAATGTTTTCTTCGCAGAATGCCCTTCCTGGTACATTAATCAAAATAGATGGCAAAGCTTCTATATTTGAGCGGCCGTTGTAATTAGATCGATGTGTCCGATCTAATGAAAAACGCTGAAATTCTGTTTCAAAACCTATGGTTGGCATTATAAGTTAAGTGAATTATATTCGCAGTCAAAAAATACATGAAGGCGTGTTCTTTTATCACTGAGCGGTGACACGAATTTTGGTTAAAAATCGCAATTAATTTCTTAAGCATTATGCAGCTACCAATGTTATGCCCGAGAGGGGGGACCACGGGAAAGGGTGGGGACTTTgatcagaaacaaaaatttggagtcAATCTTCCAACCCTCGggataagatttcaattcaaaattccCCACCTGTCCTGGAcatcaacaaaaccaaccaaatcCACAAAATCCTCCCAATCAGCCTCGTATTTCTGGATTATTATTTCACGGTCGATTTCAAAAGCCTCTTTCAAAGTACGCTGGAGAGAGCTGTAATCACCGCTAATCGCTAAAACGTTTTTGCTGTGCCGGCACTCCACAAGGACCTGTTGTTTgtttacaaagcaaaaacacatAAACTGCTGCGCCTGATTAACCAAGCATCACAAAAAATACAACACAATTCCACGAATAagcaattacatgaaataaaattGGCGGAGCACCCATACGCAGGATCCCCGAATTCAAAACCGTGATCGCTTTCGTCGTTCTAACCTTAGGGAGCtaaagcaaccacgacgacgacggcaacaagaaggtctcaaatttgcatatttgacaatgaaaaacagtatttttgcacgcttggcacgtgcatttttcatcttttgacattttgaagacgttctcgttctttccacgacgtgaaatgacatattttgcagttgtgtggacgacgtgagcatatgatgacaaatgttcacaTTTGTATTCTTACCGCTGAAGCGCTTGTTCagatttaattccaggatagttagaaaacATTTCGCAAGCCTAATGACTCAAATAATTgcgaaatgattgcagaaacccgaagttacattttcagatgacgttctcgctgccgtcgacctcgtgtttgcgtaaactccctattgttcaAACTTCCCGACCCCGGGGCCAACATTTATGTTCAAAGTTTGCTAAAATTCCCCACGTGGGGTGTGCACGAACGTTCAAAGTCCCCACCCTATCCCGTGGTCCCCCCCCCTCGGGCATAACATTGATAGCTGCATTACACGTATTTACATGAGGAATAATTTCTGTTCTTTACATTTGACATTTCAGAGCAgacaattcattttcattatttttttgaaaaattttaaacACGAAATGGAAAGTAATCGAAAGCTTGTGAGGGAGGTATTCGATTACTTTTAAAATAATAGCTCTTGCGGCAGATTGACAAGTTTTTGAGGACGTATGGAAAATCCAGattccggaatccggaatccagaaTTCGGAAACGGAATCTAGAAACGGAATCCGGAGCCAGACAAATGAATGATTCAAGTTGGGAAGTATGATTGACATGAATACTCCTCCTCCCTTCTCTTTGCATTCCTCCCAAGATGGATGATCATATAAGAACATAGTAGTTCCCATTCTTTTCAATTAAACGATGTTCTCATTGTACAAAACATATTTGCCACAAAGAGGCGTATGGAAAAACCAAgaaatccggaatccggaattcTTGTATCTGGAGCTGGGCCAGTGCGTCGTTTAGTTGGATGATGACCAGTGCGTTTTGCTGTGATTtcaaaacacacacacacacatgacCACTCCCCCACGGGGCTTTAAGAGccagtgcagctcaacgggatcggccgaatgcatgtgaaggCGCCCCTGGCAGCCACAAACGgacatgaatgatcccggagcaaagcaaccaagtcagatttttttttgacttgggtaaaggccagaccacaacaccgggaactccgtgctaTACTCTTCACGAATAGTGTGTcagttctttaacgtcccatagttatttgcaacaagggcaatgagacgggacctccggcttatagtccttatccgagaagacttgaaagtctaaccatttgctgatgtaattacaaaggcagcactttctactcagttattttaagaccctgagtgttggtcccgccggagttgaactcacgaccttacGCATGAAAatccgatgctcaaccaactgagccatcggtgcgccTTCAAAACCTCCTTTTCGGTTCTCAATCTTCGGATCTCAGCCTCGTGCACATTGACCAAAGAAATTTCTGGGAATTTGCGTTTGATACAGTCAGACGATAGTTTACACTTTGAAAACATGTTGCTATTGTGTTTTGATTCTGAACTAAGTGTCTTTTTTCTTTCGCCGCGGTAAGTTTGGATTCGCAATTGACACGTGCATTGAGGCATTAAGATAAATTTTGCTAAAGCGTTTTTTGAATTGAAAAATATTAAAGCACGTAGCCTCCCGCTTGCTATTGAAATTTAACAGCTTGGGCATAGTTAACTATGGCTTGAGTTTCTATTTATTCAATGTATCAACTACGAAAATAAAAGGGAAGGAGACTGTTTCAAGAGATTTAGAATACACTCAGTTCAGACTGATCTTGAGACTATAAGGGGGATATGGACAAAACGTGGGATAGGCCATGGCCTATCCTATGTCCAAACCTATGGCCTACAGGTGGTCAAGTTTTTTAAAGCTCGGCTCAGCATTGCTGTAAATCTGTGTGAATAACGTGCTCCGTCAATCTGTCATATCTAAATCTCTTTTCCGTCCTCTTGGCAGTGTTTCGCTCAAATTTTCTGATGAGGAGAGAATGCTAGAAATGATTATAATCTGGGGTCTACAAGGTATTCAAAGAATTTTTATTCTTCTATACCATCCACTAACTCAGAGAAGTACAAACGAAAATGATGTTAAGTTAATAGATTTTTAGCGTTACAACTTAAAAGAAATTACCAGCAGTAGTTTGTCCTTTGAAGGATAAAAAGGATGTGGAAAAAATTCAAGGTTTCGGCAGTGGAGCAATGAAATGGGAAAATTTGGCACAAGTAGGCATGCGCCTCGGTTGTTGATAAAACTGACATAATCAATCGCGATGAGTCTTTCGtcattgaataattattatttatctgAAATCGTGGTCTAGTCTTGGAACTGaatgtttcaaaaacaaatagGAATTATCAAAAATCAAGAGTAAGAGCTCCGTCAAAAACAAAAAGCGAAAGCTTACCTCCCGGTAATCAAAGTTTAGAACTTCCATGTCTTCCCACGTTAGCCATGGGATAGTCTCCATTTCCCTGTAATTTTTTTCCCTCTCCTTCCATATCGTATTCTCGAAAGCAACGCAGGAAATCGAGTTTCAACGATAAAATTTCtctatgaaacaaaaattttagcGAGTACGAGACAACGACAATGGTAACGAACGAAGCGATCATGGCCAGCGTGCGAAACGGGAAGAGTTGCTCGTTGGCTTCTTCATCGTAGAACGGATATTTAATAAACAATGGCAGGCCAATTGCTTTTTCTCCTCCTCCAAAGCGAAGCACGATTCCAACTACATAACCCAAAAAGGAACCGTAAGTGTTCGTGCCTCGAAGGTACACGACACAGCAGAGTTGTGGAAACAAGATGACGTAAACCAAGTCACTGCAAAGCGCCCACAGAGTGTAAATTGAATCCACCAATAGGGCCATTGTTGTAGCAGCAGCGCCAACTCCGAATATAGCAATGCGCATTACCCATATCACTTCCTTCTCAGAGGCCTGCGGAGGAAAAGGGTTTAAGGTTTTCCTTAGCTCAAAGTCACAGGGTAATTTCGAAGAGTTCACTCAATTCTTTCGATTTTTAATACGTCTGGCACTGAGAGCAACAGTTTTCAGTTCAGATATGGTTGCACTCTGGTTTTGAGTGAATGCAACTGAAAATGTTACGATTCAAAACCAaagattttcattttaaacGAGAGAAGGGTCAAATTAAGTGTGATTTTCCACCTGAATGCGTTGAGAACTGTAATCTGCCTCATCTACGGGAAACATTTTTGCCTCTTTAAAATTTAGACCAAGTGTCAAATACTCCAATCTAACAAACTTTACTCAAAAGCAAGGGGACACGTAACGAAAACTAGCCCCGCGGCCCGCATGCTTACGACCGTGGCACCCAGCAAAGGAAAAATGAGCAGGCCAGGTAACATGACTGTTGGTTGTTTCCACTTTCCGGCCAGAGTTCGGCATTTCGGATAATTAAACGAAGCAGTGTCATCCTTTAGGATCGAGAGAATTGATTTTAAAGCTAGCTTATGATAGAtaacaattttttcaaacaattatCTACAAACCAGCGCATCTCATGCATACCCTACCTTTTGTCTAAAAATAAGTTTATAAACGTTGCGCGAAAACATAGAAGCTGCCGACAAAATACTGGAGTCAGCGGACGACATGACAGCCGCAGACACAGCGCCCAAGCCCACAAATGACACTGCTGTGGGAGTCAGGTACTGAAGCACCATGGGAAGGACCAGAGACTTGTCAAATGTCACAGTTTCGTTGGTGGCATTTGCAGATGGTTTGAAGAAGTCCGTCTTTTTCCAGTCTGTTGATAAAgcaagaaaacacaaaagtttgaCAAAAACGACGAGAAGTGAAACCGTCTTCCGCGTTGTTCTTAATTGTTTAgagcagtggtgagagcactcgccttctaccaatgtggcctgggttcgatttccgaatgatgtgggttgagtttgttggttctctactttgCACTGAAAGGTTTTTCCCcgtgtactccggttttcccctcacaccaaaaaccaacattttattTAACTTGATTTTTTTGGTGATTTCAGTTTGATTCAgtttgtagtctcctcaattagtaaagcaacGATGCTTGGCTAAATTCATTGAGACTTAAATGTaaggtaattattattattattattattattattattattattattattattattattgtctcaAAATATGCTTCTTGtgtatcacttcaaaacatgggcatttttttcaaaaagaagtCAAAAGATTGAGCATTTTCTTAAGCTTGATTAAAGATCAAAGACCGGGACTGATATAAGTTGACTCCAATTTGAGATATCAGCCGTTCCTTCCTCCATTCTCGAACACCATGGCGATAAACCACTGTCTTTGTCTCACGCGTCACTCCTTAGGCAGCTAGGGTGAGACGGCCTCTAACATATAATCCTGTTTAGCAGGATGGTTTAACCTTGTACCTGCCGAGGCACCAATAGCGCCAATGAGGACTGCTGGGATGGCCATCACCACACAACCAAGCGCCGCTGCTAAGGACAGTCCCTGGGCTTTTCGTGCTGTCTTACATGACAGTACACGCTGGAAGTAAACTTGCCATGGAACACCACCAAAAATCtgagtaaaaaaattaaacgcGGTCAAATAATTCAGTGCCTTGATCTCCTGTCTtctaaacaaatagatttcattttgccgtgcgtctgttcagcaATAGATCACAggtgacgtcaaaatgtggcagAACATTAACTAACGGCTCGTCTGCCACTTTTTTGCTCTTACTTCAATTTGACGTCATccgtgatctattactgaacagacgcacgccTTTAAACGCACGCCAAAATGGAATCTATTTCTTTTATACAGTAAACAActgaaaagttaacagtgacgtCATTAATGCGTCTGTTCGCCAATGGATCATGGATGGCGACCAACTGGAACGCGcgtagaatttagcttattgAATAATTCCCAATAGAGATgcatcttttttccttttttccaacGCATATTCACTAATATAATGAAAACGCAAATTATGTGAGTTAGTTGAAAATGCTATAAAATGGTTCTCAGGTAGGTTACAAATGTACGCATCGCTTAAAATTTCTGAAAGATTTCAAGACTGGAGCTGTTGTCAAAGGAAGAACTGAAAGATCTGAAGCACCACGAGGGCCGAAGGAAACCATACCTCTGTAAATCTCTCTCACCTTTTACTCCTACCAGGCCGAAGGACACGCAAGA
This genomic interval carries:
- the LOC136931490 gene encoding high-affinity choline transporter 1-like — encoded protein: MADINIVGLVAIIVFYLLILFVGLWAARRRKEGEEEAMLAGRSIGIFVGTFTMTATWVGGGYINGTAEVIYDKDLGLVWAQAPWGYALSLVIGGLAFAKIMRKKEYFTMLDPFQEKYGLRMGGLLYIPALMGEIFWSAAILSALGATISVVIDLNRVPSVIASACIAVFYTLIGGLYSVAYTDVIQLICIFLGLWISIPFALTNSAVSDIAENSGQRWVGEWSSKYVGVWLDYGLLLIFGGVPWQVYFQRVLSCKTARKAQGLSLAAALGCVVMAIPAVLIGAIGASADWKKTDFFKPSANATNETVTFDKSLVLPMVLQYLTPTAVSFVGLGAVSAAVMSSADSSILSAASMFSRNVYKLIFRQKASEKEVIWVMRIAIFGVGAAATTMALLVDSIYTLWALCSDLVYVILFPQLCCVVYLRGTNTYGSFLGYVVGIVLRFGGGEKAIGLPLFIKYPFYDEEANEQLFPFRTLAMIASFVTIVVVSYSLKFLFHREILSLKLDFLRCFREYDMEGEGKKLQGNGDYPMANVGRHGSSKL